The nucleotide window CGTCGTCACCCAGAACATCGACAATCTGCATACGCTGGCAGGCAGCCGGAAGGTTGCGGAGCTGCATGGCTCGATCATGCGCAACTACTGCGTTCATTGCCATCATGAGGAAGGTCTGGATTGGATGATCCAATCTGAAGATCTGCCCCGCTGTCCCATCTGCGGCGGTCTGATGAAACCGGATGTCGTTTTGTATGAGGAATCACTCAATGAATCCGTCATGGAGCAGGCGTTAACCTGGATCCATCAGGCAGACGTGCTGATCATCTGCGGTACTTCGCTGGCGGTTTATCCAGCAGCCGGCATGGTGCGTTACTTCACCGGCGATCAGTTGGTCGTCATCAATAAGACAGCGACACCGATGGACAACAACGCTGACCTGTGCATTCAGGCGCCGTTAGCCCAGACCTTGGCGCAGCTGCATGTTTAGCTTTCAAAGGCACCCGCACATCAGCCATGATGGGCCAGACCGTCTGACGCAGAAAGGCGTCCCCAATCCTGAATCCCGCTCAGCGGAGTTTTGCATCTTCCGATCGCAAAACTTCTTTTTTTATACTTGATTCGCTTAAGCCTTGAGTTTCAGCGTCCTCCTCTATTTTCTAATCGTGCCTGTTTCTTATTCTGAACAAATCAAAAAAAAGAAACAGCGGATTTTTATACCCGCTGTCTGATTAAGCTCAGCTTCCATTGTAAACGGCCTCAATCCTTGATATCATACGCGCTGTATACACGCTGGCCGTTGTAAACCTCCACGCCCTTGGCATTCAGCATTTCATCGACACTGACCAGCTGATACCCTGCTTCAATCAGCTTGGGGAGCAGTGCTTCCACGGCTGTTACCGTTTCAGCATGAATGTCATGCATCAGAACAATCGCTCCATCCTTGACTGAAGCCATCGTATTGTCCACCGTCTGAACAGGATCCAAGGTCTTCCAGTCCATCGTATCAATGCCCCACATGATGAGCGGATAAGCAGAGTTTTCCTTAACCAAGGCATTGGACGCACCATACGGCGGACGGAAATGCTTGATCGTAACCTGCCAGCCGGTCAGCTCCTGCACCAGTTCAGTTGTCCGGTTCAGCTGGAACAGCAGATTATCACCCTTCAGCTTGGTCAGCTTCGGGTGGTTATAGGAATGAGAAGCGGCCTCACTGGCGGAATTGATGACCATTAATGTCGTTTCCGGATATTTCTCCACCCGCATTCCCTGCATGAAGAACGTCGCAGCCCCATCGTAATGCTGCAGAAGATTCAGCAGCTGAGGCGTGTTGGTCGGATGCGGCCCATCGTCAAAAGTCAGCGCAACCATCGGCTTATCCGGATCAATCAAGCGCGGTGGGATCCGCACGTTGTTTTCCGGAAGCCTGCCCT belongs to Holdemania massiliensis and includes:
- a CDS encoding NAD-dependent protein deacylase, with the protein product MEKDLQQLQTIMDHGKRIVFFTGAGTSTESGIPDFRSVDGLYHQQYDYPPEEIISHHFFEENPKEFYRFYRSRMIYPDAQPNAAHRFIAELERTGRGLGVVTQNIDNLHTLAGSRKVAELHGSIMRNYCVHCHHEEGLDWMIQSEDLPRCPICGGLMKPDVVLYEESLNESVMEQALTWIHQADVLIICGTSLAVYPAAGMVRYFTGDQLVVINKTATPMDNNADLCIQAPLAQTLAQLHV